Proteins co-encoded in one Clostridia bacterium genomic window:
- a CDS encoding GIY-YIG nuclease family protein gives MATSKKLEIIYHNGQPDGIRSIRRHLSTMTTYVIPRPLLSEAKKLSGINRPGIYYLINENDENMIAQIYVGQTRNGITRLDDHNRQKDFWNKAIMFLADNKTFSLDMISGLEEYAIQKAYESKRYKVENTVNPKYEIDEYDLPLIEEVYEEIQFIMATQGYKMDNAKTNRNSADILHTTRNGIKAYGIYDGEKFEVLEGSQINYEKPVHLAKYNKQRAELFSKGDIRKDGDVYLLNVNLIFNTPSGASDFVLGGSTNGWVEWKNADGKSLDITIRKVEE, from the coding sequence ATGGCGACCAGTAAGAAATTGGAAATCATCTATCATAACGGACAACCGGATGGTATTCGGTCGATAAGACGACATCTGTCTACGATGACAACGTATGTCATTCCTCGTCCGCTTCTTTCGGAAGCAAAAAAGTTATCCGGTATCAATCGCCCCGGGATATACTATCTCATCAATGAAAATGACGAAAACATGATTGCTCAAATATATGTTGGGCAAACGCGGAATGGTATCACTCGTTTGGATGATCACAATAGACAAAAAGACTTTTGGAATAAAGCCATAATGTTTTTAGCGGACAACAAAACTTTTTCTTTGGATATGATCAGCGGGCTTGAAGAGTATGCTATTCAAAAAGCATACGAGTCCAAAAGGTATAAGGTAGAAAACACTGTAAACCCCAAATATGAGATTGACGAATACGATTTGCCGCTTATCGAAGAAGTTTATGAGGAAATACAATTTATTATGGCGACGCAAGGCTATAAGATGGACAACGCAAAAACCAATCGTAACTCAGCCGATATTCTACATACGACAAGAAATGGTATAAAGGCTTATGGCATTTATGATGGCGAGAAGTTCGAGGTTTTAGAAGGTTCGCAAATCAATTACGAAAAGCCTGTTCATCTTGCCAAGTACAACAAACAAAGAGCCGAACTATTTTCGAAGGGAGACATTCGAAAAGATGGTGATGTTTATCTTCTTAATGTGAATCTGATATTTAATACGCCGAGCGGTGCAAGTGATTTCGTTTTAGGTGGTTCGACAAACGGTTGGGTAGAATGGAAAAATGCTGATGGCAAATCGCTAGATATAACGATAAGGAAAGTTGAGGAATAG
- a CDS encoding helix-turn-helix transcriptional regulator, whose translation MAVSYKKLWKLLIDKDMKKEDLRKATGITTTAMAKLGRNENVNTEILAKICKVLDCNIGDIMDFIDVDK comes from the coding sequence ATGGCAGTTAGTTATAAGAAACTTTGGAAATTGCTTATTGACAAAGACATGAAAAAAGAGGATCTGCGTAAGGCAACCGGCATTACTACAACCGCTATGGCTAAGCTGGGGCGCAATGAGAATGTTAACACCGAGATTCTTGCAAAAATATGCAAGGTGCTTGACTGCAATATCGGCGATATTATGGACTTTATTGACGTGGACAAATAG
- a CDS encoding Abi family protein, which translates to MTKEELLKQIHCKTEEERQKAEFYLEMKGIAFHKAILDYLCQKENKTIPEWSDLSNELRSDKALRDILYKYLATLEEYIRAYISNKYEDTATQQDFWIDTSRYDYNKIKTQLMSGKPLFKTLEDVDFGTLIKQVRSLPEIDKHELFYGVGTDENLDAVKELRNAVSHHKFLKLYKFKDCNVDGIDSDSLIANIQNLRQLLPSLYRFGENGMGGITQELKKLNL; encoded by the coding sequence ATGACAAAAGAAGAACTGCTTAAACAAATACATTGTAAAACGGAGGAAGAACGGCAGAAAGCCGAGTTTTATTTAGAAATGAAGGGCATCGCCTTTCATAAAGCGATTCTTGATTATCTGTGTCAAAAAGAGAATAAGACTATTCCGGAATGGTCAGATCTATCCAACGAGCTACGTTCCGATAAAGCGCTTCGAGATATTTTGTATAAGTATTTAGCGACTCTCGAAGAATACATTCGCGCTTACATTTCAAACAAATACGAAGACACCGCTACTCAACAAGATTTTTGGATTGATACTAGCCGATATGATTATAACAAAATAAAAACCCAATTAATGAGCGGGAAACCTCTTTTCAAAACCCTTGAAGATGTCGATTTCGGCACATTAATAAAACAAGTTAGGAGTTTGCCTGAAATCGATAAGCACGAATTGTTTTATGGGGTTGGAACTGACGAAAACTTGGACGCTGTTAAGGAATTGCGCAATGCTGTCAGCCACCACAAATTTCTTAAATTGTACAAATTCAAAGACTGCAATGTGGATGGAATTGATTCCGATTCATTAATCGCAAATATTCAAAACTTGCGCCAGTTATTGCCTTCGCTATATCGCTTTGGCGAAAACGGAATGGGCGGAATAACACAAGAACTTAAAAAACTCAATTTATAA
- a CDS encoding DUF4263 domain-containing protein, giving the protein MSIQFELKDKELLFCYTPENGTDFIIRKFEKNESILIKNTFCFTKKHCRSEIDEVEDSVIFCIGTIKDSYIQIDSEVIETIHNFYFDKKIKLKSSMFVAYRNISILKKIDSLIDKDFYIGGEWDKNEGIPFEAFKQLLDLFPKTAELDKYADSRISSILKEYFPESDRYEHIFNAFINKKNLSLDTLRKNETPNTNLKIEYAQFTSIESQLKDMLFSSISIDEAEWQKKIKDIICILYPKYIYSKREVEFEGADKYNKKPDFILVDSNGYIDILEIKKPDVQLLTKQASYRNNYVPVRELAGAIQQIEKYIFCLNSSEKNEKKVIEKLKADKILDNINIKVVNPQGILILGRSNIFNQQQKDDFELVKRQYKNIADIMTYDDLLGRLHNIITTLEKRIAEKITL; this is encoded by the coding sequence ATGAGTATACAATTTGAATTAAAAGATAAAGAACTGTTGTTTTGCTACACTCCTGAAAACGGAACTGATTTTATTATTCGCAAATTTGAAAAGAACGAATCAATTCTTATTAAAAACACTTTTTGTTTTACTAAAAAGCATTGCCGCTCAGAAATAGATGAAGTAGAAGATTCTGTTATATTCTGCATTGGAACAATCAAAGATTCTTATATTCAAATCGATTCTGAGGTAATCGAAACTATTCATAATTTTTATTTTGATAAAAAGATAAAATTAAAATCCTCCATGTTTGTTGCCTACAGAAATATATCAATCCTAAAAAAAATAGACTCTCTAATTGATAAAGATTTTTATATCGGCGGTGAATGGGATAAGAATGAAGGAATACCGTTTGAAGCATTTAAGCAACTGTTGGATTTGTTTCCAAAGACAGCTGAATTGGACAAGTATGCTGACAGCCGCATCAGCTCGATTCTAAAAGAATACTTTCCCGAATCCGATCGATATGAACATATATTTAATGCTTTCATCAATAAGAAAAATCTTTCGTTAGACACCTTAAGGAAAAATGAAACGCCTAACACTAATCTTAAAATAGAATATGCTCAGTTTACATCAATAGAGTCTCAACTCAAAGACATGCTTTTCTCTTCAATTTCAATAGACGAAGCAGAATGGCAAAAGAAGATCAAAGATATCATTTGTATTCTCTATCCAAAATATATTTATTCTAAACGAGAAGTAGAATTTGAAGGTGCTGACAAATACAATAAAAAACCTGATTTTATCTTGGTTGATTCTAATGGCTACATTGATATATTAGAAATAAAGAAACCCGATGTTCAACTATTAACGAAACAAGCGTCTTATCGGAATAATTATGTTCCCGTTAGAGAATTAGCAGGTGCTATTCAACAAATCGAAAAATACATATTTTGTCTAAATTCATCCGAAAAAAATGAGAAAAAAGTAATAGAAAAGTTGAAAGCCGATAAAATTTTAGATAATATCAACATTAAAGTTGTTAATCCCCAAGGAATATTAATTCTCGGCAGAAGCAATATTTTCAATCAACAACAAAAAGACGATTTTGAACTCGTAAAACGTCAATATAAAAATATTGCAGATATTATGACATACGACGATTTATTAGGTCGACTTCACAATATCATTACAACACTAGAGAAAAGAATCGCAGAAAAAATAACGCTATAA
- a CDS encoding nicotinamide mononucleotide transporter — MLKKIFDFLSVFEWILFSISLVTVIVCFSIFDGRNYLYLSTFIVGVFYLIFCAKGHPIGQVLVIVFAILYSIISYRYKYYGEMITYLGMTGGIAILSLISWLKHPTSKNDKTVVVNKLKIREYLFLIGLSVIVTTAFYYLLNALGTNNIVISTISVLTSFIASYLTLRRSKYYAAAYLANDIVLITMWSTASLENKAYISVAICFAIFFVNDLYGLISWWKRERKQENHY; from the coding sequence ATTTTGAAAAAAATATTTGATTTCTTATCTGTATTTGAATGGATTTTGTTTTCCATTTCGCTTGTTACCGTCATTGTTTGCTTTTCCATCTTTGATGGCAGAAATTATCTTTATCTATCCACATTTATAGTCGGCGTTTTCTATCTTATATTTTGTGCAAAAGGTCATCCGATAGGACAAGTTCTTGTTATAGTATTCGCCATCCTTTATTCAATAATATCATATAGATACAAATACTATGGCGAGATGATAACGTATCTTGGTATGACGGGCGGCATAGCGATCCTTTCTTTGATTTCTTGGTTAAAACACCCTACGAGCAAAAATGATAAAACGGTGGTCGTTAATAAGTTGAAAATACGGGAATATCTTTTTCTTATCGGATTATCAGTAATAGTTACAACGGCGTTTTATTATTTGCTGAATGCATTAGGAACAAATAATATAGTTATATCAACGATATCAGTGCTAACATCCTTTATCGCGTCCTATTTAACATTAAGAAGAAGCAAGTATTATGCCGCAGCATATTTAGCAAATGATATCGTTTTAATAACGATGTGGTCTACGGCGTCGTTAGAAAATAAGGCGTACATAAGTGTTGCTATATGTTTTGCTATATTTTTCGTGAATGACCTTTATGGTTTAATATCATGGTGGAAAAGAGAACGTAAGCAAGAAAATCATTATTGA
- a CDS encoding helix-turn-helix transcriptional regulator: MRYNDQSFCRQLKASRIERGVSQVRLAREIGVSLCIISLWEHGNREPLLNALVSFAVLFDAPRKR, encoded by the coding sequence ATAAGATATAATGACCAATCGTTTTGCCGTCAACTAAAAGCATCACGCATAGAGCGTGGCGTCAGTCAGGTTCGGCTGGCACGTGAGATCGGCGTAAGCCTATGTATCATTAGCCTGTGGGAACATGGCAATCGTGAACCGTTGCTGAATGCGCTCGTTTCCTTTGCAGTCCTTTTCGACGCCCCCCGGAAGCGGTGA
- a CDS encoding alpha/beta hydrolase — MNTYTGNSAYVKHIHQKSHVDPPCPTVKKTGTKRLFMMVDKLFYKKQNPPDKIADAMKGLVIKRDIPFDQETDLKLDILYRPRPAEQKYPVVFEIHGGGFSAGDKEFRLYHCAQMARKGAMVVNVNHLLGPEYPCPAPMRSLVRAFNWAIDNAERYRMDTSRMLVTGDSSGAYYAALMAMTPDNAELQEVYGHMRGRFSHVVYICGVYDVEDSLKHRLPFGITTGVCRDISGVKPKDLATWKYLPYVSPVDFVKPSHPKTLVIYAQKDFFAKGQAETLIGKLRDAGVECAEFHSTRFADNHAFTINNANRIARHSREVMYDFIYNFCK, encoded by the coding sequence ATGAATACTTACACAGGAAATAGCGCATACGTCAAACATATACACCAAAAGAGCCACGTCGATCCACCGTGTCCCACCGTCAAAAAAACGGGGACCAAGCGGCTTTTTATGATGGTAGATAAACTCTTCTACAAAAAACAAAATCCGCCCGATAAGATTGCAGACGCGATGAAAGGCTTGGTCATCAAGCGTGATATTCCCTTCGACCAAGAGACCGACCTCAAGTTGGATATCCTGTATCGCCCTCGTCCCGCAGAGCAAAAATACCCCGTCGTGTTCGAGATACACGGCGGCGGTTTCTCGGCAGGGGACAAAGAGTTTCGCCTCTATCACTGTGCGCAGATGGCAAGGAAGGGTGCAATGGTGGTCAACGTCAACCATCTCTTGGGCCCGGAATATCCTTGCCCCGCACCTATGCGTAGTTTGGTGCGTGCCTTCAACTGGGCGATCGACAACGCCGAGCGCTACCGTATGGATACCTCGCGTATGCTGGTGACGGGGGATAGTTCGGGTGCATACTATGCTGCGCTGATGGCTATGACTCCCGACAATGCCGAGTTACAAGAAGTGTATGGGCACATGAGGGGACGTTTCTCTCACGTGGTATATATCTGCGGTGTTTACGACGTAGAAGATTCGCTTAAGCACAGGTTGCCATTCGGCATCACCACAGGCGTGTGCAGGGACATCTCGGGCGTCAAGCCCAAAGACCTCGCTACGTGGAAATATTTGCCCTATGTATCGCCCGTAGACTTCGTCAAGCCCTCGCACCCCAAAACGTTGGTTATATATGCTCAAAAAGACTTTTTCGCAAAAGGACAAGCAGAAACGTTGATCGGCAAATTGCGCGACGCGGGCGTAGAGTGTGCAGAGTTCCACAGCACCCGTTTTGCCGATAATCACGCATTTACCATCAACAATGCCAATCGCATAGCGCGACATTCGCGCGAAGTAATGTATGATTTTATATATAACTTTTGTAAGTAA
- a CDS encoding glycosyltransferase has translation MKITVVCDIYGKENNGTAVVTYNLIRFLEGQGHDVRVLCADQASKGKPNHYVVPNMHFGKALDAYVAKVGVSIAKPQERVIKAALDGVDAVHIMCPMPLGLSAIKIAKEMGLPVTAGFHMQAENITAYFHLNKSKLANKATNRFMWNHLYRHVDCIHYPTQFIRDTFESAIGRSTPGYVISNGVHGYVQKRETAKPQEFADKIVVLTTGRYSTEKSQDTLIKAIAHSKYKDRIQLILGGEGAKEEQYRRLAADLPVAPIFKFFSRTEIIDVLNYADMYVHPAIIELEGISCIEAIACGKLTIVSDSKLSATHNFAVDDRCVFKALNAEDLARVIDYWLDHPEEMRACEEKYLHSAVAFDQHECMLKMERMIFNAIKQVERRSLPLETDYHYISIR, from the coding sequence ATGAAAATTACAGTCGTTTGCGATATATACGGGAAAGAAAACAACGGCACCGCCGTGGTAACCTACAATTTGATCCGCTTCTTAGAGGGGCAAGGTCACGACGTGCGCGTGCTGTGCGCCGACCAAGCGAGCAAGGGCAAGCCCAACCATTACGTGGTGCCCAATATGCACTTCGGCAAGGCGTTGGACGCCTACGTCGCCAAAGTGGGCGTGAGCATCGCGAAGCCCCAAGAGCGCGTTATCAAAGCCGCGCTGGATGGCGTGGACGCCGTGCATATTATGTGTCCCATGCCTTTGGGACTATCCGCCATCAAAATTGCCAAAGAGATGGGGTTGCCCGTCACGGCAGGATTTCACATGCAGGCGGAAAACATCACCGCCTACTTCCATCTCAATAAGTCCAAGTTGGCCAACAAAGCCACCAATCGGTTTATGTGGAATCACCTCTATCGCCACGTGGATTGTATCCACTATCCCACGCAGTTCATTCGCGACACCTTCGAGAGCGCGATTGGGCGCTCTACCCCCGGCTACGTCATCAGTAACGGCGTGCATGGATACGTGCAAAAGCGCGAGACCGCCAAACCCCAAGAATTCGCGGACAAAATCGTCGTTCTCACCACGGGGCGCTATTCCACCGAGAAGAGTCAAGATACCCTCATCAAAGCCATTGCGCATAGCAAGTACAAAGACAGGATCCAACTTATTTTGGGTGGCGAGGGAGCTAAGGAAGAGCAATATCGCCGGCTGGCAGCCGATTTGCCCGTTGCGCCTATCTTCAAGTTTTTTTCTCGCACCGAGATCATCGACGTGCTGAATTATGCGGATATGTACGTTCACCCCGCCATTATCGAATTGGAGGGCATCAGCTGTATCGAGGCGATCGCTTGCGGCAAACTGACCATCGTATCGGATAGTAAACTGTCCGCCACGCACAATTTCGCCGTGGATGATAGATGTGTCTTCAAGGCGTTGAACGCCGAGGATCTTGCCCGCGTCATCGACTACTGGTTGGACCATCCCGAAGAAATGCGTGCTTGCGAAGAAAAATATTTGCATTCGGCGGTGGCGTTCGACCAACACGAATGTATGCTAAAGATGGAAAGAATGATTTTCAACGCCATCAAACAGGTCGAGCGTCGCAGCCTTCCCCTCGAAACCGATTACCACTATATCTCGATTCGCTAA
- a CDS encoding sensor histidine kinase, whose product MRAYLDFYLAMHLSTALGIVVYEAMFAYSFRRRKHIVLRVMLGLLALGGFATVSAFWVYRAHVAGFEFTLQNVEILRVVANLLFFAAGTGLFFLFFKESPVVILFASVAAAAARMAASGFYEATIALLGFRSPFYSMFTGYNVWSFVLYYAFHLLVMAIVFFVFARPFAGAIKSFDRTGSRAMVGLFVIFSYVFVGIQGTNVFNNDFNGSELNTIPVVFNAFLGVFGVFVLFVQRFSLEWVKSTQEKEAERQSHEGFRRQMETQQQNMQLINLKCHDLKHQVRTLLAGRNMDESFVEEVQRTISIYDAHIRTGNEALDVLLTEKSLLCDVNHIQITAMIEGEALGFMSVADINSFFGNAIDNAVEYLLGVEEDCRFIRLSSQRNGAVYAVRIENYCVADLDFDKRGLPRTTKGNADYHGFGTQSIKAVATKYGGTAAFEREDDLFVVSAMFMLCQK is encoded by the coding sequence ATGCGCGCCTATTTGGATTTCTATCTTGCCATGCACTTATCTACGGCGTTGGGCATCGTGGTGTACGAGGCCATGTTCGCCTATTCTTTCCGTCGGCGCAAGCACATCGTTTTGCGCGTGATGTTGGGGCTGTTGGCGTTGGGCGGTTTTGCCACCGTCTCGGCCTTTTGGGTGTATCGGGCGCACGTAGCGGGGTTTGAATTTACGTTGCAAAACGTAGAAATATTGCGCGTCGTTGCCAATTTACTCTTTTTTGCCGCCGGCACCGGACTGTTCTTTCTGTTTTTCAAAGAAAGCCCCGTCGTCATATTGTTTGCCAGCGTCGCGGCAGCCGCCGCAAGGATGGCGGCCTCCGGCTTTTACGAGGCAACCATCGCTTTGTTGGGGTTTCGATCCCCCTTTTATTCCATGTTTACGGGCTACAACGTATGGAGTTTCGTGCTCTATTACGCATTCCACCTCTTGGTGATGGCCATCGTATTCTTTGTCTTTGCGCGGCCGTTTGCCGGCGCTATCAAATCCTTCGATAGAACGGGCAGCCGGGCGATGGTAGGCCTTTTCGTTATTTTTTCTTACGTCTTCGTGGGCATACAGGGCACCAACGTTTTCAACAACGACTTCAACGGAAGCGAACTCAACACCATACCCGTGGTATTCAATGCTTTTTTGGGCGTGTTCGGCGTGTTCGTGTTGTTCGTACAGCGGTTTTCGTTGGAATGGGTCAAAAGCACGCAGGAAAAAGAGGCCGAGCGGCAGTCGCACGAGGGTTTTCGCCGTCAGATGGAGACGCAACAGCAAAATATGCAGCTCATCAACCTCAAGTGCCACGACCTCAAACACCAGGTGCGCACCCTTTTGGCCGGGCGCAATATGGACGAATCCTTTGTCGAAGAGGTGCAACGCACCATCTCTATATACGACGCGCACATACGCACGGGCAACGAGGCCTTGGACGTGCTACTCACCGAAAAATCGCTGTTGTGCGACGTCAACCATATACAAATCACCGCTATGATAGAGGGCGAAGCGCTGGGGTTTATGAGCGTAGCCGATATCAATAGTTTCTTTGGCAATGCCATCGACAACGCCGTAGAGTATCTGTTGGGAGTGGAGGAGGACTGTCGCTTTATACGCCTCTCGTCCCAGCGCAACGGCGCGGTGTATGCGGTGCGCATCGAAAACTACTGCGTTGCCGATCTGGACTTTGACAAACGCGGCTTGCCTCGCACCACCAAGGGGAATGCCGACTACCACGGCTTTGGCACCCAAAGTATCAAAGCGGTGGCCACCAAGTATGGCGGCACAGCCGCTTTCGAGCGCGAGGACGACCTCTTTGTCGTGAGTGCTATGTTTATGCTATGTCAAAAGTAA
- a CDS encoding response regulator transcription factor: MRIAICEDKDEQARILMAHIERYQKERDLAIEYKHFPNGLAFLDKYRQGFDVVFMDIEMPVLDGMETAKRLRQIDPYVPLVFITDLKQFALKGYEVEALDFLVKPVVWPAFASMMDRVRKNLSKRGADTVALQTAEGTVKVSLADVFYVEVEQHYVVYHTLGGEFRFWGSLAEEEKRLPADRFVRSSSAYLVNLGHVTRVDGVDVYVGGACLPLSRGKKAAFLEALLAFVNRR; this comes from the coding sequence ATGCGCATTGCCATTTGCGAAGACAAAGACGAGCAAGCACGCATTCTGATGGCGCACATAGAGCGCTATCAGAAAGAGCGCGATTTAGCCATCGAATATAAGCACTTCCCCAATGGATTGGCATTTTTGGATAAGTACCGCCAAGGCTTCGACGTGGTGTTTATGGACATCGAAATGCCCGTTTTGGACGGGATGGAAACGGCCAAACGCTTGCGCCAAATAGACCCTTACGTCCCCTTGGTGTTTATCACCGACCTCAAACAATTTGCCCTCAAAGGGTATGAGGTAGAGGCGCTGGATTTTTTGGTCAAGCCCGTGGTTTGGCCCGCCTTTGCTTCTATGATGGATCGTGTGCGCAAAAACCTTTCGAAGCGCGGCGCCGATACCGTCGCGTTGCAAACGGCCGAAGGCACCGTCAAGGTGTCGCTCGCCGACGTTTTCTATGTAGAAGTGGAGCAGCACTATGTCGTCTACCACACTTTGGGCGGCGAGTTTCGCTTTTGGGGCAGCCTTGCCGAGGAAGAGAAACGCTTGCCTGCCGATCGCTTTGTACGTTCGTCGTCGGCCTATTTGGTCAATTTGGGGCACGTAACTCGCGTCGATGGCGTCGACGTCTACGTGGGCGGGGCGTGCTTGCCCCTCTCGCGCGGCAAAAAAGCCGCCTTTTTGGAGGCATTGCTTGCCTTCGTCAACAGGAGATAG
- a CDS encoding CTP synthase, translating into MTKYIFVTGGVVSGLGKGIVAASLGRLLKQRGLKVASQKLDPYMNVDPGTMSPYQHGEVYVTEDGAETDLDLGHYERFIDEDLTKYSNLTSGKVYWTVLNKERRGEYLGETVQIIPHVTNEIKAFIRKNAEVTEADVVITEIGGTIGDIESQPFLEAIRQFSLEVGRRNCLFIHVCLVPYISGSDEYKSKPTQHSVKELQAMGIHPDIIVTRSDSDVGKDIRRKISMFCNVAEDCVISNTTLDCLYEVPIMLHNEGMDEVVCRELGISLPKANLSDWQDMVDSVHARKGEVQIALVGKYVQLHDSYLSIVEALNHASFVCGKKVKIKWIDSDKLTETNVAAVLADCKGVLVPGGFGNRGIEGMISACRYARENGLPYFGICLGMQIAVIEYARHVLGYADANSREFDEHSAHLVIDLMPDQQGVIKGGTMRLGAYPCQVKEGTTLARCYKESLIKERHRHRYEFNNDFKEALEQAGLTVSGTSPDKHIVETVELSDRPFYVGVQFHPEFKSRPNKPHPLFVGFVQAAIDSNTK; encoded by the coding sequence ATGACGAAATACATCTTCGTGACGGGCGGCGTGGTGTCCGGATTGGGCAAAGGCATCGTCGCGGCGTCTTTGGGCAGATTGCTGAAACAACGCGGGCTGAAAGTCGCCTCGCAAAAACTCGACCCCTATATGAACGTAGATCCGGGCACGATGAGCCCCTACCAGCACGGCGAAGTGTACGTCACCGAGGACGGCGCCGAGACCGACCTCGACCTCGGGCACTACGAGCGGTTTATCGACGAAGACCTCACCAAGTACAGCAACCTCACTTCGGGCAAGGTGTATTGGACGGTGCTCAACAAGGAGCGCCGCGGGGAGTACCTCGGCGAGACCGTGCAGATCATTCCCCACGTCACCAACGAGATCAAGGCGTTCATTCGCAAAAACGCCGAAGTCACCGAGGCCGACGTGGTCATCACCGAGATAGGCGGCACCATCGGCGACATAGAGAGCCAGCCCTTCCTCGAGGCCATTCGTCAATTTTCGTTGGAAGTAGGCAGGCGCAACTGCCTGTTCATTCACGTCTGTTTGGTGCCCTACATTTCGGGCTCGGACGAATACAAATCCAAGCCCACCCAGCACTCGGTCAAAGAGTTGCAGGCGATGGGTATTCACCCCGATATCATCGTCACCCGTTCGGACAGCGACGTGGGCAAGGACATTCGGCGCAAGATATCCATGTTCTGCAACGTAGCCGAGGACTGCGTCATCTCCAACACCACTTTGGACTGCCTCTACGAGGTGCCCATCATGCTCCACAACGAGGGCATGGACGAGGTGGTCTGCCGCGAGTTGGGCATTTCGCTTCCCAAGGCCAATCTGTCCGATTGGCAGGATATGGTGGACTCCGTTCACGCGAGAAAGGGCGAAGTGCAGATCGCCTTGGTGGGCAAGTACGTGCAGCTGCACGATTCCTACTTGTCCATCGTGGAGGCCTTGAATCACGCGAGTTTCGTGTGCGGCAAGAAGGTCAAGATCAAGTGGATAGACAGCGACAAACTCACCGAAACCAACGTGGCCGCCGTGTTGGCGGATTGCAAAGGGGTTTTGGTACCCGGCGGCTTCGGCAATCGCGGCATCGAGGGCATGATTTCGGCGTGTCGCTACGCCCGTGAAAACGGCTTGCCCTATTTCGGAATTTGCCTCGGTATGCAGATAGCCGTCATCGAATACGCCCGCCACGTCTTGGGCTACGCGGACGCCAACAGCCGCGAGTTCGACGAGCACAGCGCCCATTTGGTCATCGACCTTATGCCCGACCAGCAGGGCGTTATCAAGGGCGGCACCATGCGGTTGGGCGCCTATCCGTGCCAAGTCAAAGAGGGCACGACGCTCGCCCGCTGTTACAAAGAGTCGCTCATCAAAGAACGCCATCGTCATAGATACGAATTCAACAACGATTTCAAAGAGGCGTTGGAGCAGGCGGGTCTGACCGTCAGCGGCACTTCTCCCGACAAACACATCGTGGAGACCGTGGAACTGTCCGACCGCCCCTTCTACGTGGGCGTACAATTCCATCCCGAGTTCAAATCCCGCCCCAACAAGCCGCATCCTCTGTTCGTGGGCTTCGTTCAAGCCGCTATAGACTCCAACACGAAGTAG